Proteins from a genomic interval of Nitrospiria bacterium:
- the greA gene encoding transcription elongation factor GreA: MRVPITKKGFEQLRDELDRLKKVERPKVIHAIAEARAHGDLSENAEYHAAKERQSFVEGRIKELETKMANAEIIETGRLTADKVVFGATVVLLDGDGKTKKKYMLVGQDESDLKNGKISVTSPVGKALIGHKVGDEVTITTPAKTVTYEILGIAIE; encoded by the coding sequence ATGCGCGTTCCGATTACGAAAAAAGGGTTTGAGCAGCTCCGGGACGAATTGGATCGATTGAAAAAGGTGGAGCGGCCGAAGGTGATCCACGCCATCGCCGAGGCCCGGGCCCACGGGGATCTGAGCGAGAACGCCGAATATCATGCGGCCAAAGAGCGGCAGTCGTTTGTCGAAGGACGCATCAAGGAATTGGAAACGAAGATGGCCAACGCCGAGATCATCGAGACCGGTCGGCTGACGGCCGACAAGGTCGTATTCGGGGCCACGGTGGTTCTCCTGGACGGAGACGGTAAAACCAAAAAGAAATACATGCTCGTGGGCCAGGACGAATCCGACCTCAAGAACGGCAAGATCTCGGTCACCTCCCCGGTCGGGAAGGCGCTCATCGGGCACAAGGTCGGGGACGAGGTCACGATCACGACGCCGGCCAAGACCGTCACGTACGAAATCCTGGGAATCGCTATTGAGTAG
- a CDS encoding BCAM0308 family protein: MKTRSKVGGRELRREQGLQRSGSLKEEYVHDTYKSRGKLPEPTVCPQCGAVYRKGKWSWAPRPARAHPTICPACRRIADKYPAGILRLSGPSVRRRRNELLGVIHHQEAEAKRNHPLCRVMGISESGDGIVVRTTDNHLPRRIGEALWHAYHGELKLHYGDDPRLIRMTWKG; this comes from the coding sequence ATGAAAACGAGATCGAAAGTGGGGGGGCGTGAGCTACGGAGAGAACAGGGTCTTCAACGGTCGGGCTCGTTAAAAGAGGAGTACGTGCATGACACGTATAAATCGCGTGGCAAGCTGCCGGAGCCGACGGTTTGCCCCCAATGCGGTGCGGTCTATCGTAAGGGGAAATGGAGCTGGGCGCCCCGTCCGGCGCGTGCGCACCCAACGATCTGTCCGGCCTGTCGCCGGATTGCGGACAAATATCCGGCCGGCATCCTTCGCCTGAGCGGTCCCTCCGTCCGTAGACGCCGCAACGAGCTGTTGGGCGTGATCCATCACCAGGAGGCGGAAGCGAAGCGAAATCATCCGCTCTGCCGTGTGATGGGTATTTCGGAATCGGGCGACGGAATCGTGGTGAGGACGACCGACAACCATCTCCCGCGACGGATCGGCGAGGCGCTCTGGCACGCCTACCACGGCGAGCTCAAGCTCCATTATGGCGACGATCCAAGATTGATTCGGATGACCTGGAAGGGCTGA
- a CDS encoding SAM-dependent chlorinase/fluorinase codes for MIVTLLTDFGSRDSFVAQIKGVILGLQSKAAIVDITHEIPPFGIRDAAFVLQTAYRRFPKDTIHVVVVDPGVGGKRRPLLVVNRLGRFLAPDNGVLSYIYHDHPSSEVYQLTAEKYRLKSYSATFDGRDLFAPVAARLSKGLAPSRLGKKITDFVSFPVPDPKPRADGSLQGQVVHIDRFGNLITNLMRQDLTPWISDGKTAVITVKGKTVEGIKLFYSEAASGELAAVINSDDRLEIFCDQGNARSILNAEFDEPVVVQ; via the coding sequence GTGATCGTCACCCTTCTCACCGATTTCGGCAGCCGCGACTCGTTCGTCGCGCAGATAAAGGGCGTCATCCTGGGCTTGCAATCCAAGGCTGCCATCGTGGACATCACCCACGAGATTCCGCCGTTCGGGATTCGGGATGCCGCCTTTGTGCTTCAAACGGCCTATCGTCGCTTTCCGAAGGATACGATCCATGTCGTGGTGGTGGACCCGGGTGTCGGGGGAAAACGGAGGCCGCTGCTCGTCGTAAACCGGCTGGGCCGTTTCCTGGCGCCCGACAACGGCGTTCTGAGCTACATCTACCACGACCATCCGTCATCCGAGGTCTATCAACTAACGGCCGAAAAATACCGCCTCAAGTCCTACAGCGCGACCTTCGACGGCCGTGATCTTTTCGCGCCCGTTGCCGCGAGGCTTTCGAAAGGTCTGGCACCTTCCAGGCTGGGAAAGAAGATCACGGATTTTGTGAGTTTTCCCGTTCCGGATCCAAAGCCTCGGGCGGACGGAAGTCTGCAAGGGCAGGTGGTCCATATCGACCGATTCGGAAATCTGATCACGAACTTAATGCGCCAGGATCTCACCCCTTGGATTTCGGATGGAAAAACGGCCGTGATCACGGTCAAGGGGAAAACGGTTGAGGGGATTAAGCTGTTCTATTCCGAGGCGGCCTCCGGGGAGCTCGCCGCCGTGATCAACAGCGACGATCGTCTCGAGATCTTTTGCGATCAGGGGAACGCACGGTCCATTCTCAATGCCGAGTTTGATGAACCGGTTGTCGTGCAATAG
- a CDS encoding dihydroorotate dehydrogenase, with protein MNPSFRKALAREFHPAYDIDRSYEWNYRNGPCFRGPYPPARKEPPKIPFLGFRLRSRLGVAAGPLLNSRWIRVYAKLGFDILSYKTVRTRWRPSNPKPNCVLVDTRGPLTDDRLGENLHVMSQPPAGIRDISITNSFGVPSRNPSVWQEDVERAKGYLDKGQVLVVSTMGSSEYYPEAPSFIQDFARSAALAREAGADVVELDLSCPNSNAAEGMVYLDPELSSAISKSAQAELGDVPLFIKLGNFWDRERFEAVIKANAHHVDGIVGINTVKMTVLEENGKPAIPGRPQSGVCGAGIKASALQFVHWLCETRKKNRYDFAMIGVGGIMKPSDIDEFLDTGIDAVEVATAAMWDPYLAYRYYLTRHGSP; from the coding sequence ATGAATCCATCCTTTCGCAAAGCCCTGGCCCGGGAATTCCATCCCGCCTATGACATCGACCGCTCCTACGAATGGAATTACCGGAACGGGCCGTGTTTCCGGGGCCCCTACCCCCCGGCCCGAAAAGAACCTCCGAAAATTCCCTTTCTGGGTTTCAGGCTCCGTTCCCGACTGGGCGTGGCGGCGGGACCCCTGCTCAACTCGCGGTGGATCCGGGTTTATGCTAAGTTGGGGTTCGACATCCTGTCCTACAAGACGGTTCGAACCCGTTGGCGGCCGAGCAATCCAAAGCCCAATTGTGTCCTGGTGGATACCCGCGGGCCATTGACGGACGACCGTCTGGGTGAAAACCTTCATGTGATGTCCCAGCCGCCGGCCGGGATCCGGGACATCAGCATTACGAATTCCTTCGGGGTGCCCTCCCGGAATCCCTCCGTCTGGCAGGAGGACGTCGAGCGGGCGAAGGGTTATCTTGATAAAGGTCAGGTCCTGGTCGTCAGCACGATGGGCAGCTCTGAATATTATCCGGAGGCCCCTTCTTTTATCCAGGACTTTGCCCGCTCCGCGGCGCTCGCCCGGGAGGCCGGCGCGGACGTTGTTGAGCTGGACCTGTCCTGTCCCAACAGCAACGCCGCCGAAGGAATGGTTTATCTGGACCCCGAGCTTTCCAGCGCGATCTCAAAGTCCGCACAGGCCGAGTTGGGCGATGTGCCTCTGTTCATCAAGCTCGGCAATTTCTGGGATCGGGAGCGGTTCGAAGCGGTTATCAAGGCCAACGCCCATCATGTCGACGGCATCGTCGGGATCAACACGGTGAAGATGACCGTCCTGGAGGAGAACGGGAAGCCGGCCATTCCGGGACGCCCGCAGAGCGGCGTATGCGGCGCGGGGATTAAAGCAAGCGCCCTTCAATTCGTCCATTGGCTTTGCGAGACGCGGAAGAAAAACCGCTACGACTTTGCGATGATCGGTGTGGGTGGGATCATGAAGCCGTCGGATATCGATGAATTCCTCGATACTGGAATCGACGCGGTGGAGGTTGCCACGGCCGCGATGTGGGATCCGTATCTGGCCTATCGATATTATTTGACGCGTCACGGTTCGCCGTGA